A window from Camelus dromedarius isolate mCamDro1 chromosome 9, mCamDro1.pat, whole genome shotgun sequence encodes these proteins:
- the LRP3 gene encoding low-density lipoprotein receptor-related protein 3, which produces MEKRAFAGPEGAPGARAQLAVVCLVNIVLTGRLSSAVPALAACSGKLEQHTERRGVIYSPAWPLNYPPGTNCSWYIQGDRGDMITISFRNFDVEESHQCSLDWLMLGPAAPPRQEAFRLCGSAIPPAFISARDHVWIFFHSDASSSGQAQGFRLSYIRGKLGQASCQADEFRCDNGKCLPGPWQCNTVDECGDGSDEGNCSAPASEPPGSLCPGGTFPCSGARSTRCLPAERRCDGTQDCGDGSDEAGCPDLACGRRLGSFYGSFASPDLFGAARGPSDLHCTWLVDTQDPRRVLLQLELRLGYDDYVQVYEGLGERGDRLLQTLSYRSNHRPVSLEAAQGRLTVAYHARARSAGHGFNATYQVKGYCLPWEQPCGSSSEGDVADTGEQGCFSEPQRCDGWWHCASGRDEQGCPACPPDQYPCEGGSGLCYTPADRCNNQKSCPDGADEKNCFSCQPGTFHCGTNLCIFETWRCDGQEDCQDGSDEHGCLAAVPRKVITAALIGSLVCGLLLVIALGCAFKLYSLRTQEYRAFETQMTRLEAEFVRREAPPSYGQLIAQGLIPPVEDFPVYSASQASVLQNLRTAMRRQMRRHASRRGPSRRRLGRLWNRLFHRPRAPRGQIPLLTAARTSQTVLGDGLLQPAAGAAPDPPAPLTDTGSPGAAGDGPSSTSSHASEVGPSVRPPSGLRDPECRPVDKDRKASRAPLVDNIAPVDTPRESCSAQDPHPPAPTASSTLGPHPPEPLGVCRSPPPPCSPMLEASDDEALLVC; this is translated from the exons CCGCCTGCAGCGGGAAACTGGAGCAGCACACAGAGCGACGCGGTGTCATCTacagccctgcctggcccctcaACTACCCTCCGGGCACCAACTGCAGCTGGTACATTCAGGGCGACCGAGGGGACATGATCACCATCAG CTTCCGCAACTTTGATGTGGAGGAGTCTCACCAGTGCTCCCTGGACTGGCTCATGCTGGGCCCAGCAGCCCCGCCCCGCCAGGAGGCCTTCCGGCTCTGCGGCTCCGCCATCCCGCCTGCCTTCATCTCCGCCCGGGACCACGTCTGGATCTTCTTCCACTCCGATGCCTCCAGCTCTGGCCAGGCCCAGGGCTTTCGGCTCTCGTATATCCGAG GGAAGCTGGGCCAGGCATCCTGCCAGGCTGACGAGTTCCGCTGTGACAATGGCAAGTGCCTGCCCGGCCCGTGGCAGTGCAACACCGTGGACGAGTGCGGGGACGGCTCGGATGAAGGCAACTGCTCGGCGCCTGCCTCTGAGCCCCCGGGCAGCCTGTGCCCCGGGGGCACCTTCCCATGCAGTGGGGCGCGCTCCACGCGCTGCCTGCCGGCTGAGCGGCGCTGCGATGGCACACAGGACTGTGGCGACGGCTCCGACGAGGCCGGCTGCCCCGACCTGGCCTGCGGCCGGCGGCTGGGCAGCTTCTACGGCTCCTTCGCCTCCCCGGACCTGTTCGGCGCGGCCCGCGGGCCCTCGGACCTTCACTGCACGTGGCTGGTGGACACGCAGGACCCGCGGCGCGTGCTGCTGCAGCTGGAGCTGCGGCTGGGCTACGACGACTATGTGCAGGTGTACGAGGGCCTGGGCGAGCGCGGGGACCGCCTGCTGCAGACGCTCTCCTACCGCAGCAACCACCGGCCCGTGAGCCTTGAGGCCGCCCAGGGCCGCCTCACCGTGGCCTACCACGCCCGCGCCCGCAGCGCTGGCCACGGCTTCAACGCCACCTACCAGGTGAAGGGCTATTGCCTCCCATGGGAGCAGCCGTGCGGGAGCAGCAGTGAGGGCGACGTGGCAGACACAGGCGAGCAGGGCTGCTTCTCTGAGCCGCAGCGCTGCGATGGCTGGTGGCACTGCGCCAGCGGCCGGGACGaacagggctgccctgcctgcccccccGACCAGTACCCCTGTGAGGGTGGCAGTGGCCTGTGCTACACACCCGCCGACCGCTGCAACAACCAGAAAAGCTGCCCTGATGGCGCCGACGAGAAGAACTGCTTCTCCTGCCAGCCGGGCACCTTCCACTGTGGCACCAATTTGTGCATCTTTGAGACGTGGCGCTGTGATGGCCAGGAGGACTGCCAGGATGGCAGCGATGAGCACGGCTGCCTGGCGGCTGTGCCCCGCAAGGTCATCACTGCCGCGCTCATCGGCAGCCTGGTCTGCGGCCTGCTGCTCGTCATCGCCCTGGGCTGTGCCTTCAAGCTCTACTCACTGCGCACCCAGGAGTACAG GGCCTTTGAGACCCAGATGACACGCCTGGAGGCTGAGTTTGTGCGGCGGGAGGCACCACCATCCTATGGGCAGCTCATCGCACAGGGCCTCATTCCGCCCGTGGAGGACTTTCCTGTCTACAGTGCGTCCCAG GCCTCGGTGCTACAGAACCTTCGCACGGCCATGCGGCGACAGATGCGCCGGCACGCCTCCCGCCGCGGGCcctcccgccgccgcctcggCCGCCTCTGGAACCGGCTCTTTCACCGGCCACGGGCACCACGGGGACAGATCCCACTGCTGACAGCTGCACGCACCTCACAGACGGTGCTGGGTGACGGGCTCCTCCAGCCTGCAGCGGGGGCCGCCCCAGACCCCCCGGCACCCCTTACGGACACAGGCAGCCCAGGGGCGGCTGGGGATGGGCCCTCCAGCACCTCTAGCCATGCATCAGAAGTGGGGCCTTCTGTGCGGCCCCCTTCCGGCCTGCGGGACCCAGAGTGCAGGCCAGTGGACAAGGACAGAAAGGCCAGCAGGGCCCCTCTGGTGGACAACATAGCCCCTGTGGACACACCTCGGGAGTCCTGCTCTGCCCAGGACCCtcatcccccagcccccactgccAGCAGCACCCTGGGCCCCCACCCACCAGAGCCACTGGGTGTCTGCAGGAGCCCCCCACCACCTTGCTCCCCAATGTTGGAGGCCAGTGACGACGAAGCCCTGCTGGTCTGCTGA
- the SLC7A10 gene encoding asc-type amino acid transporter 1 gives MRPPVGAVPAARAARIDSRTDRRTGGRSDRRAAQGAGTRWDSDMTGHMQQPSGRGNPGPAPLSSPGPGPGPGAGASERVALKKEIGLVSACTIIIGNIIGSGIFISPKGVLEHSGSVGLALFVWVLGGGVTALGSLCYAELGVAIPKSGGDYAYVTEIFGGLAGFLLLWSAVLIMYPTSLAVISMTFSNYVLQPVFPNCIPPAAASRALSMACLMLLTWVNSSSVRWATHIQDVFTGGKLLALSLIIGVGFVQIFQGHFEELRPSNAFDFWMTPSVGHLALAFLQGSFAFSGWNFLNYVTEELVDPRKNLPRAIFISIPLVTFVYAFTNIAYFTAMSPQELLASNAVAVTFGEKLLGYFSWIMPVSVALSTFGGINGYLFTSSRLCFSGAREGHLPSLLAMIHVRHCTPIPALLVCCGATAVIMLVGDTYTLINYVSFINYLCYGVTVLGLLVLRWRRPALPRPIKVNLLVPIAYLVFWAFLLVFSFISEPMVCGVGVIIILTGVPIFFLGVFWRSKPKCVHRLTESMTRWGQELCFVVYPQGSPEEENGPCQPSPLPTTDKPLKTQ, from the exons ATGCGCCCGCCTGTGGGCGCTGTCCCAGCTGCGAGGGCGGCGCGCATCGACAGCCGGACGGACAGACGGACTGGCGGCCGGTCGGACAGACGGGCAGCGCAGGGAGCCGGGACGCGGTGGGACAGCGACATGACCGGCCACATGCAGCAGCCGAGCGGGCGCGGGAACCCCGGCCCTGCGCCCTTGTCTTCCCCTGGCCCGGGCCCCGGCCCCGGCGCCGGCGCCTCGGAGCGGGTGGCGCTCAAGAAGGAGATCGGGCTGGTGAGCGCCTGCACGATCATCATCG GGAACATCATCGGCTCGGGCATCTTCATCTCCCCCAAGGGGGTCCTGGAGCACTCGGGCTCCGTGGGTCTGGCCCTCTTCGTCTGGGTCCTGGGTGGGGGCGTCActgccctgggctccctctgCTATGCGGAGCTGGGAGTTGCCATCCCCAAGTCTGGCGGGGACTACGCCTATGTGACCGAGATCTTCGGGGGCCTGGCTGG CTTCCTGCTGCTCTGGAGCGCCGTCCTCATCATGTACCCCACCAGCCTGGCCGTCATCTCCATGACCTTCTCCAACTACGTGCTGCAGCCCGTGTTCCCCAACTGCATCCCCCCTGCCGCTGCCTCCCGTGCACTCTCCATGGCCTGCCTGA TGCTGCTGACGTGGGTGAACAGCTCAAGTGTGCGCTGGGCCACGCACATCCAGGACGTGTTCACCGGCGGGAAGCTGCTGGCCCTGTCGCTCATCATTGGCGTGGGCTTTGTCCAGATCTTCCAAG GACACTTCGAGGAGCTGAGGCCCAGCAATGCTTTCGACTTCTGGATGACGCCGTCCGTGGGTCACCTGGCCCTAGCCTTCCTCCAGGGCTCCTTTGCCTTCAGCGGCTGGAACTTCCTTAACTACGTCACAGAGGAGCTAGTGGATCCTCGAAA GAACCTACCTCGTGCTATCTTCATCTCCATCCCGCTGGTGACCTTCGTGTACGCCTTCACCAACATCGCCTACTTCACTGCCATGTCCCCCCAGGAGCTGCTGGCCTCGAACGCAGTGGCAGTG ACCTTCGGGGAGAAGCTGCTGGGCTACTTTTCGTGGATCATGCCCGTCTCCGTGGCACTTTCCACTTTCGGAGGGATCAATGGCTACCTGTTCACCTCCTCCAG ATTGTGCTTCTCTGGAGCCCGAGAAGGGCACCTGCCTAGCCTACTGGCCATGATCCACGTCAGACACTGCACCCCTATCCCTGCCCTCCTCGTCTGT TGCGGGGCCACAGCGGTCATCATGCTTGTGGGAGACACATACACGCTGATCAACTACGTGTCCTTCATCAACTACCTCTGCTACGGCGTCACCGTCCTGGGCCTGCTCGTGCTGCGTTGGAGGCGGCCAGCCCTCCCCAGGCCCATCAAG GTGAACCTGCTCGTCCCCATCGCGTACTTGGTCTTCTGGGCGTTCCTGCTAGTCTTCAGCTTCATCTCGGAGCCCATGGTGTGCGGGGTCGGCGTCATCATCATCCTCACGGGGGTGCCCATTTTCTTCCTGGGAGTGTTCTGGAGAAGCAAACCAAAGTGTGTGCACAGACTCACAG aGTCAATGACACGCTGGGGCCAGGAGCTGTGTTTCGTGGTCTACCCCCAGGGCTCCCCTGAGGAGGAGAACGGCCCCTGccagccctccccactgcccaccacGGACAAGCCCTTGAAGACACAATGA